A portion of the Candida dubliniensis CD36 chromosome R, complete sequence genome contains these proteins:
- a CDS encoding actin-like protein, putative (Similar to S. cerevisiae ARP5), with the protein MAPSKVKSEEETFPPQEIHLLKDAVFGFHKQEPFYQNYQQDVPIAIDLGTSSLRVGLTNSPEPNNVFPGIISRYRDRKAMKTLTIIGNDVYSDSALRSTIKTPFDGQLITNWDYMEYILDYSFEHIGATSDNGKLNNPIVMTEPITCTYNQRKSMYELLFEAYQVPKVSFGIDSLFSFYANSSGKSSGLVIGAGNQSTSIIPVINGRGILSQAKRIDWGGEQSQQYLSKLLALKYPYFPSKLNNYHTANLFKDYCYISEDYQQEIKHILDIDVLESKDVVVQAPVEINVSNEKKKTDEELAEQAAKRKEQGKRLQKQAQEKRLEKLAQKQEEWEYFSKFKEDNASLSPQEFETKLIENGFDGLEDFKKYMSSLERSLKRASQGGEDDHEEEEIDPSSAWPLVDIPDDQLTAEQIKEKRKQKLHKANFEARERNKEIKRQQEEARLQFEKEQQEWRDRDLDDWCTTKRLKLAEAISKYKERQKLLESFKDRKSAAAQQRMKYIADLANDENGSTSTQSRKRRRNANATIDNDPNDTFGANDEDWNMYREITNSSVEEEMEQINSEILKLEEELLLYDPNFHHEDTFAAASTFDWKNSVLHKFIHGPRPNITIEMQAEGLSPEEIATHPEMIRKNHQMHLNVERIRVPEILFQPSIGGIDQAGISEIADDLLNSRLDGNFTPGGQSYEVLGDIFLTGGLSLLPGFKNRIMSDFRSFLPVGAPLHVRTAKDPILDPWHGMYKWANSEDSTDGYVTKEEYEEYGPEYIKEHGLGNACLKDWS; encoded by the coding sequence ATGGCACCATCAAAAGTCAAACTGGAGGAAGAGACTTTCCCACCACAGGAGATACATTTACTTAAAGATGCAGTTTTTGGGTTTCACAAACAGGAGCCTTTTTATCAAAACTATCAACAGGATGTTCCTATTGCAATTGATTTGGGAACTTCAAGTTTAAGAGTCGGATTAACGAATTCTCCAGAGCCAAACAATGTTTTCCCAGGAATAATTTCACGTTATAGAGATAGAAAAGCAATGAAGACATTAACAATTATAGGAAATGATGTTTATAGTGATTCGGCATTGAGatcaacaatcaaaacaCCTTTTGATGGGCAACTAATCACAAATTGGGACTACATGGAGTATATTTTAGACTATTCATTTGAACATATTGGTGCAACAAGCGATAACggaaaattgaataatccAATTGTGATGACCGAACCAATAACATGTACATACAACCAACGTAAATCTATGTATGAGCTATTGTTTGAGGCGTACCAAGTTCCTAAAGTGAGTTTTGGAATTGattctttgttttcattttatgCAAATTCGTCTGGAAAATCAAGTGGGTTGGTAATAGGCGCAGGTAACCAGCTGACAAGTATTATACCTGTGATTAATGGTAGGGGAATATTGTCGCAAGCTAAAAGGATTGATTGGGGTGGCGAACAACTGCAACAATATCTATCAAAATTGTTAGCCCTCAAGTATCCATATTTTCCAAGCAAGTTAAATAACTATCATACGGCCAACTTGTTCAAAGATTATTGCTACATTCTGGAAGACTACCAGCAGGAGATTAAACATATATTGGACATTGATGTTTTAGAATCAAAGGACGTAGTAGTGCAAGCACCGGTTGAAATTAATGTGAGTAAcgagaagaagaaaacagACGAAGAATTAGCCGAACAAGCTgccaaaagaaaagaacAAGGTAAAAGACTACAGAAACAAGCTCAAGAGAAACGATTGGAAAAACTAGCACAGAAGCAAGAAGAATGGGAATATTTCTCCAAATTTAAAGAAGATAACGCCTCTTTGTCCCCACAAGAGTTTGAAACTAAATTAATCGAAAACGGCTTTGATGGTCTAGAAGATTTCAAAAAGTATATGAGTTCTCTAGAAAGATCCTTAAAAAGAGCTAGCCAAGGAGGAGAAGACGACcacgaagaagaagaaattgatccGTCGAGTGCATGGCCTTTAGTTGATATACCCGACGATCAATTAACAGCCGAACAGATAAaggaaaaaagaaaacaaaagcTTCACAAAGCCAATTTTGAAGCCAGAGAGCGTAATAAAGAGATTAAACGGCAGCAAGAAGAAGCGAGGTTGCAATTTGAGAAGGAGCAACAGGAGTGGCGTGATCGTGATTTGGATGACTGGTGCACCACCAAACGTTTAAAGTTGGCCGAGGCCATTAGCAAGTACAAAGAAAGGCAAAAGCTATTGGAATCGTTTAAGGACAGAAAGTCTGCTGCTGCGCAACAAAGAATGAAATACATTGCAGATTTAGCCAACGATGAGAATGGTTCGACTTCAACTCAATCCCGGAAAAGAAGACGTAATGCCAATGCGACAATAGATAATGATCCCAATGACACTTTTGGAGCTAACGATGAGGACTGGAATATGTATAGAGAGATAACAAACTCCAGTGTCGAGGAAGAAATGGAACAAATAAACAgtgaaattttgaaattggaagAGGAGCTTTTGTTATATGATCCAAATTTCCACCATGAGGATACCTTTGCCGCCGCATCAACGTTTGATTGGAAGAACCTGGTACTCCATAAATTTATACATGGTCCTCGTCCGAATATTACAATTGAAATGCAAGCTGAAGGGTTACTGCCAGAAGAAATAGCCACACATCCTGAAATGATCCGGAAAAACCACCAAATGCATCTAAATGTAGAAAGGATTAGGGTTCCGGAAATATTGTTTCAACCGAGTATTGGTGGTATTGATCAAGCTGGAATTAGTGAGATTGCTGACGATTTGTTGAACAGTAGATTGGACGGGAACTTTACACCCGGTGGTCAATCATATGAAGTTTTGGGGGACATATTTTTAACGGGTGGATTGTCACTTTTACCTGGGTTCAAAAATCGAATAATGTCAGATTTTAGATCATTCCTTCCTGTGGGTGCCCCATTACATGTTAGAACAGCCAAGGACCCCATTTTAGATCCATGGCACGGTATGTACAAGTGGGCAAATAGTGAAGACAGCACTGATGGCTATGtaacaaaagaagaatacGAAGAATACGGTCCTGAATATATTAAAGAACATGGACTTGGTAATGCTTGCTTGAAAGATTGGAGTTAA
- a CDS encoding adenylyl cyclase-associated protein (cap), putative (Similar to S. cerevisiae SRV2), whose protein sequence is MSTEESQFNVQGYNIITILKRLEAATSRLEDITIFQEEANKKHYGVDSLTEKGTPKSRTVESSEAISGGKSLESGSFPTYSEAPVEKSKLLVEFENFVESYVHPLVETSKKIDSLVGESAQYFYEAFVEQGKFLELVLKSQKPDMADPALAKALEPMNAKCTKINELKDSNRKSPFFNHLNTFSESTTVFYWIGIPTPVSYIVDTKDTVKFWSDRVLKEYKSKDQVHVEWVKQTLSVFDELKNYVKEYHTAGVSWNPKGKPFAEIVSQQAESADKNSSSVSGAAGAAPPPPPPPPPPPPSTFFDDTDKGSEDASSASGGINAVFAELNQGASITSGLKKVDKSEMTHKNPELRKQPPVAPKKPTPPKKPTSLSGGVGSAPVKKPAKKELIDGTKWIIQNFTKADVSDLSPITIEVEMHQSVFIGNCSDVTIQLKGKANAVSVSETKNVGLVIDSLISGVDVIKSYKFGIQVLGLVPMLSIDKSDEGTIYLSQESIDNDSQVFTSSTTALNINAPKGNDDYEELAVPEQFVSKVVNGKLVTQIVEHAG, encoded by the coding sequence ATGTCAACCGAGGAGAGTCAATTCAATGTTCAAGGTTACAATATCATTACAATCTTGAAAAGATTAGAGGCAGCAACGTCTCGTCTTGAGGACATTACCATTTTCCAAGAGGAAGCAAACAAAAAGCATTATGGAGTCGACTCTCTCACTGAAAAGGGAACCCCCAAAAGCAGAACTGTTGAATCTTCAGAAGCAATCTCGGGTGGAAAATCACTTGAATCTGGTTCATTTCCTACTTATTCGGAAGCTCCTGTAGAAAAATCTAAATTACTTGTGGAATTTGAGAACTTTGTGGAAAGCTATGTTCATCCACTTGTTGAAACATCCAAAAAGATTGATTCCTTGGTAGGGGAGTCCGCTCAGTATTTTTATGAAGCATTTGTCGAACAAGGAAAGTTTTTGGAGCTCGTGTTGAAATCCCAGAAGCCAGACATGGCTGATCCAGCTTTGGCAAAGGCATTGGAACCAATGAACGCCAAATGTACTAAAATTAACGAATTGAAAGATTCCAACCGTAAATCaccatttttcaatcatttgAACACTTTCAGCGAAAGCACTACTGTCTTTTATTGGATTGGAATTCCTACACCAGTTTCGTACATTGTTGATACTAAAGATACAGTCAAATTTTGGTCTGACAGAGTTTTGAAAGAATACAAGTCGAAGGATCAAGTGCATGTTGAGTGGGTCAAACAAACATTATCTGTCTTTGAcgaattgaagaattatgTTAAGGAATATCACACAGCTGGTGTTTCATGGAATCCCAAAGGAAAGCCATTTGCAGAAATTGTTTCTCAGCAAGCAGAGAGTGCTGATAAGAATTCCTCCTCTGTTTCTGGTGCTGCTGGTGCTGCCCCACCTCCACcacctcctcctcctcctcctcctccatCAACGTTTTTTGATGACACTGATAAAGGCAGTGAAGATGCTTCTTCAGCCTCTGGTGGTATTAATGCGGTTTTTGCTGAATTGAATCAAGGTGCTAGTATCACATCtggtttgaaaaaagtCGATAAGTCTGAGATGACGCATAAGAACCCTGAATTGAGAAAGCAGCCACCTGTTGCACCAAAAAAACCAACACCTCCAAAGAAACCAACCAGTTTATCTGGTGGTGTGGGCTCAGCTCCAGTGAAGAAGCCTGCTAAAAAAGAGTTGATTGATGGTACAAAATGgataattcaaaattttacAAAAGCTGATGTTTCAGATTTGAGTCCAATTACCATTGAAGTTGAGATGCATCAATCTGTTTTCATTGGAAATTGTAGTGATGTTACTATACAGTTGAAAGGTAAAGCAAATGCGGTGTCGGTATCCGAAACCAAGAATGTGGGTCTTGTCATTGATTCGTTGATTTCCGGTGTCGATGTTATTAAATCCTACAAGTTTGGCATACAGGTTTTAGGTTTGGTACCAATGTTGAGCATTGATAAATCAGATGAAGGAACTATATATTTGTCACAAGAGAGCATTGACAATGATAGTCAGGTTTTCACTAGTAGCACTACAGCACTCAACATCAATGCACCAAAGGgaaatgatgattatgaagaATTGGCTGTCCCTGAACAGTTTGTTAGTAAGGTTGTAAACGGTAAGTTGGTCACTCAAATTGTTGAACATGCTGGATGA
- a CDS encoding mitochondrial protein import protein, putative (Similar to S. cerevisiae YDJ1) translates to MVKDTKFYDALGVSPNASDAELKKAYRKAALKYHPDKNPSPEAAEKFKELSHAYEILSDDQKREIYDQYGEEGLSGQGAGGFGMNADDIFAQFFGGGFHGGPQRPSRGKDIKHSIACSLEELYKGKSVKLALNKTVLCSECNGRGGAEGKVAQCPDCHGNGMKFVTKQMGPMIQRFQTVCDKCQGTGDLIDPKDRCKKCNGKKTESERKILEVHVKPGMKDGDHITFAGEGDQTPGVTPGDVVFIISQKPHPVFQRKGNDLLIEQEIELATALAGGEIAFKHISGDWVRIEIPAGEVIAPGSVKMVEGFGMPVRTHKGNLIIHFNVKFPENNFADEESLKKLATLLPKPKEIKIPADADVDDCTMVPAKLEQSNPYESDEEAHGGPGVQCASQ, encoded by the coding sequence ATGGTTAAAGACACAAAGTTTTACGATGCCTTGGGTGTATCACCAAATGCATCTGATgctgaattgaaaaaagctTATAGAAAAGCTGCTTTGAAATATCATCCAGATAAAAATCCTTCCCCAGAAGCAgctgaaaaatttaaagaaCTTTCTCATGCTTACGAAATCTTGAGCGATGACcaaaaaagagaaatatATGATCAATATGGTGAAGAAGGGTTGAGTGGACAAGGGGCTGGAGGCTTCGGTATGAATGCCGACGATATTTTTGCTCAATtctttggtggtggtttcCATGGGGGTCCGCAGCGTCCATCTAGAGGTAAAGACATTAAGCATTCCATCGCTTGTTCCTTGGAAGAATTATATAAAGGTAAATCCGTCAAGTTAGCTTTGAACAAAACTGTCTTGTGTAGCGAGTGTAACGGCCGTGGTGGTGCTGAAGGTAAGGTTGCACAATGTCCTGATTGTCACGGTAATGGTATGAAGTTTGTTACTAAACAAATGGGTCCAATGATTCAAAGATTCCAAACTGTATGTGACAAGTGTCAAGGTACTGgtgatttgattgatcCAAAGGACCGTTGTAAAAAATGTAACGGTAAAAAGACTGAGTcagaaagaaagattttGGAAGTTCATGTAAAGCCTGGTATGAAGGATGGAGATCACATTACGTTTGCTGGAGAAGGTGACCAAACGCCAGGGGTGACACCAGGTGATGTTGTGTTCATTATATCTCAGAAACCACATCCAGTATTCCAAAGAAAAGGTAAtgatttgttgattgaACAAGAGATTGAATTGGCTACAGCTTTGGCTGGTGGTGAAATTGCCTTTAAACATATTTCAGGTGATTGGGttagaattgaaattccAGCTGGAGAAGTTATTGCTCCAGGATCTGTTAAAATGGTTGAAGGATTTGGTATGCCAGTCAGAACCCACAAAGGTAATTTAATAATCCATTTCAATGTCAAGTTCCcagaaaataattttgcGGATGAAGAAAGCTTGAAGAAATTGGCTACTCTTttaccaaaaccaaaagaaatcaaGATTCCAGCAGATGCTGATGTCGACGATTGTACCATGGTCCCAGCTAAATTGGAACAAAGCAATCCATATGAGTCAGATGAAGAAGCTCATGGAGGTCCTGGAGTACAATGTGCTAGTCAATAG
- a CDS encoding multidrug resistance transporter, putative (Similar to S. cerevisiae AQR), which produces MPEDREELDIEKVLSKKLEAIETSTEKKAPYTVFESTDKLLLIIVLSLVGFWSAISSPIYFPALPTLTKYFNTTPSVMNISVVAYLIFQGIAPTISSNLADTFGRRPVILGSIIVFCAVCIAISQTKVYWLLALLRCFQAAGIAPVFAISSGVAGDICTPANRGGMVGAVSGLQLAGNGMGGLVGAALISGFHTWRAIFIFLAIGGGVTFIFAFLVLAETSRRIVGNGSIMPKNVLNKAVLIYLPHFKSKITNDYSTLQPKGAFDILGPFKIFFQKEVFCTLLPSGMHFAAWTVSLTSLSTELESNKYNYSVMKVGLVYLPQGIACFIGSLIAGRCLNWYYRYRKNLYDKQMNDVPLNDRPPFNLVASRLTLTIVPLAMMVIGLASFGWCLQYKQPIISIIISTILISFSASVMMSVCTTMLVDLYPKQSGASASCVNLMRCWLAALFTGVLDHMISSLGLGGTYTLLTGICLLTDLGLVYVLYNANQRFVNYVSPNQTAVNSDAEDY; this is translated from the coding sequence atgCCAGAAGATCGAGAAGAATTAGATATCGAAAAagtattatcaaaaaaattagagGCTATCGAAACCTCAACTGAGAAAAAAGCACCATACACCGTATTTGAGAGTACTGATAAGCTACTACTAATTATAGTCTTATCTTTGGTTGGATTCTGGAGTGCTATTTCTAGTCCAATATATTTCCCAGCTTTGCCAACACTTACGAAGTATTTCAATACCACACCTTCAGTGATGAATATATCAGTGGTTgcatatttgattttccaaGGTATCGCcccaacaatttcatcaaactTGGCTGATACATTTGGTCGAAGACCAGTTATATTAGGGagtattattgttttctgTGCCGTGTGCATTGCTATATCACAAACAAAAGTGTACTGGTTATTGGCATTGTTGCGTTGTTTTCAAGCTGCTGGTATTGCTCCAGTATTTGCAATAAGTTCTGGAGTCGCTGGCGATATCTGTACCCCAGCTAACCGTGGTGGTATGGTTGGTGCCGTTTCAGGTTTGCAATTAGCTGGAAACGGGATGGGGGGTTTAGTTGGTGCAGCATTGATTTCAGGATTTCATACCTGGAGAgctatatttatatttttggcTATCGGTGGAGGTGTCACTTTTATCTTTGcctttttagttttagcAGAGACATCACGAAGAATAGTGGGAAATGGTTCTATAATGCCCAAGAATGTGTTAAATAAGGCCGTATTGATCTACCTTCCACATTTTAAAAGCAAAATAACAAATGATTATTCAACATTGCAACCTAAGGGGGCATTCGATATCTTGGGTccttttaaaatatttttccaaAAGGAAGTGTTCTGTACTTTATTGCCACTGGGGATGCATTTTGCAGCATGGACTGTATCCTTAACGTCCCTTTCTACTGAATtagaatcaaataaatacaACTACTCGGTGATGAAGGTTGGTTTGGTGTATTTGCCTCAAGGTATTGCCTGCTTCATTGGATCTTTAATAGCTGGCCGCTGTTTAAACTGGTACTACCGCTACAGAAAGAATTTATATGATAAACAAATGAATGACGTTCCTTTGAACGATCGTCCACCTTTCAATTTGGTTGCTTCCAGATTAACATTGACTATCGTGCCCTTGGCCATGATGGTTATTGGTCTTGCATCATTTGGTTGGTGTCTCCAATATAAACAACCTATTATATCTATTATCATTTCAacgattttgatttcattttctgCTTCTGTCATGATGTCTGTTTGCACAACAATGTTAGTTGACTTGTATCCTAAACAGAGTGGTGCCTCTGCTTCATGTGTTAATTTAATGAGATGCTGGCTTGCTGCATTGTTCACTGGTGTCCTCGACCATATGATAAGTTCATTGGGATTAGGAGGTACATACACACTTTTGACTGGGATTTGCTTACTCACGGATCTTGGTTTGGTTTATGTTTTGTACAATGCTAACCAAAGATTTGTAAATTATGTTCTGCCTAATCAAACTGCAGTTAATTCGGATGCTGAGGACTACTGA